In the genome of Hippoglossus hippoglossus isolate fHipHip1 chromosome 9, fHipHip1.pri, whole genome shotgun sequence, the window TTTTAACTCGTAAcacacaatacatttatttcaaaataagaatCCACTGTTGTCTAGAATAACAAATTAACTCTTCAACTGCTGTTCATTTTAGCAGGCTAACACAATGTAAGCCTGGTTAAAGTCAGCTGATGGGTGGATCGACAATAATACAcgtatttctgtctttctacATGATCTGTGGCATCAGAGATTCACATTCATAAGTTGTAAATGGTGAATTATTTGTGTGACCCCATCTTCCTGTATTTCTGGTGCTGTTCCACTCATCTGCCATCTCCAACCTTTTGTGCAGAGTCTCTAAGCTCAATTGTGACGGTGCTGTCTCAAGTCGAGTCGGAGGAAGCAGTCGATGCAAATCCAACATCTGCTGTGGCCTCCACCTCGGGGATCAATCCTGTGAGTACAGTGCCATTGCTGCTATCGTCTGTGACAGTAATTGTGTGGCTGTGGttgaggggtagagcgggttCCCCAGTGTTCCCCTTTCCCCATATCTTCTCTTGCCTGCTGTAAGCTGTAATACCAGTTGAAAAAGGTACTTGTGCTGGGCTTTCGGGGGACTTTACACACCTATTAACTACAATCCACTGTCTAGGCAGTGGCTTGTTTGAACAAGTCAAATCCGTTTCTCTGGAGTTCCAGTCAGCGTCAATCAGACCTGCAGCCAACACCACCTCTGCTGCTTGCTACAGTTGTAAGGAAGCACATCAACTCACAATGGGCAAGTTCTAGTAAAAACCTGAATAAACTTGAATTAATCAAATTAGTTTGAGTAAAGTTTGAAATATTTGGTCAGTTTATCGATCCATTAAATGCAGCTTATTTCGGTCCAagttatattaatttaattattatttcatgagGCATTGTTGTAACACCCTGCTTTGGTTGTactaatgaaaatgttaataaataatTCTAGGCCATTGCAGCTCTCCTGGTTTCCCATCATGTGTTCACACTTGGTCTCATATGATAATAAAAGAGGTATTAAAAAGTCTTACATTCACCTTGGTGTAAACCCTGCTCAAACCCTAATGTGAATACTTGACTTGAACTTgctttcctctgtcctctttttctctttttctctattCCTTCATTGTTTTCTGGCCCCTGCTCTTTAAAACATCATTTCCACCACCACTATGACTTCAAGGCCCTCAGTGTTGCACTCACCCTCATTTGCTTACACTCCATCAAAGACCCTGGTGGTGTTTGTATCGGTTGGATGATAATGACTTGTGTGGAGCTGTAACGTCTGACTGTTTCAAAAACATGGCAGCCCATGACTCTTTAATACCACCACACTGTCGCAGACCATAATAACCCTCCCAACAAAGCCCCTGCAATGGACGCAAGTACTTTGATTTGTCCTGTAAATATGAGATGGTGATGCACCAGACAAGTGCCGACTCACATTAGCTTTTAAAGTGCTACGTATAAAAGATGTTGGAGCACAATAGTGCTGCAATGGCTCCCTGGATGAATGCTCCTTCGTTTCACCATGTTCCCTGTCACTGACGCACAGAAAGGGAACTGGTTATAGCTCACACATGGCTGAGTTgcttgaataaaataaattgccACAAGTATAAATGCATAAGAGCGAGTAATTATCCACAGAAACAGCCACCACTTTCTGTGAAGACGACCGTACATATGTCTAATGTGTATCTGTAATAGTAATAGTCCTCAAATGTCCTTTTATGTTTTCAATTCCCTAAATATTTACAAACTGTTGTTCTGAATCACCACGTTAAAAAAAGAAACGGCTGATTAAACGCAGACCACACTCATTACAGTTTAATGAATGATAGTTTAATCTGAGTCAATAtacgcactcgaccaatcatcAGTCAGTCTCAGATGTCAGgcatgatgtttcaccccgaTTTTTATAgtgtaattaaaaccaaattaacACTTGGACaaagatcagtgtgataagatctaACTAAAATATCATGAACAATCATTGacttgtactttgacttttggGTTCTGtctgtcccatccactaacatagaggaggctggatttatgaTACTGATACTGCAGCCAGGTTAGGAATGAATAATACTCCACggtaaatgtaatttaatattaGCACACATCTTTAAGTCTATGTAGAGCCGACATGTATGTATATTAGTCTTTTCAAAAAAAGGTATGTGACTCACTTTTGAaagaaatcctttttttttatttttacacccAGTGAGACGTTAACAGATCTCACTGACCTGCTTCAATAAAATCATGGCTCATTCCTTAAAATGTTAAGTGATGTACAGTCCTACAGTTCACCATCCTCTCCACTGggactctctctgtgtgtctgtgtgtctgtgtctgtctgtgtgtgtgtctgtgtgtgtttttatctggaCTGGAGGTTTGGAACAGCGCCACAATGTAGCCTCAAGACAAACATCAATGTGTCCTCGCCTGACTTAGCTCTGTGTGGAGCTTTGCTGTGTTAGCATTTATTTCACGCAGCTCCCTCACTGCACAGAGGTTGAACAATCTTTAACactgaaacagtttttacaCAAGTGTTGATTTTACTGTTGGATCGTTCGAAGGCTGCAGTTTGTAGAGAAGCACTGTGTTGCGTAGTGAAGTTTTGTACCTTGCCTCTCTAATGTGAGGGGgggtaaaataaaacttttctgTGTAACTCAACCCAGTTGTACAGCATCAAAAACTGCAGCCTCAAGTGATCGTTCATTTGAATTAACACTTTCtctaaaactgttaaaaactaaaagtgaacATTACAGCCTCCGTAGGTAAAGTTCAGATTTAACTATTGCTCATGATTTTTGACCTCAGAGCTGGTGTTATGCAGAGCGTGAATCACATTGTGTggatcatattttatttataacaatagCTCAACATAGTGGTTGATTATATGACAATTGACAAATGAATAACTGTCGGACTACCGTGAATCTAATGATGATAGATATGTCTGTTTGGTTTGTGCTGTGTGGGATATTTGAGTAGGAAATATCTCTTTATAAGTAATTTATCAGATTTAATGATGCTGCTTGACACGAAGGCTCTAACTGGAGTGTGCCCTGTCAtccctttatttttttattgtatatgATATTATAGGCATCTTGTGCACTAAAGTTAATGAATTTCATCAGAATGTTAGGGGCACCATCacgtttattttttattttaaaaactataaattTTGTATAGTCTGTTCTGATCGAGGTGTGTGTAAAGACGAAAATATATAATCAAAGACAAATGCACATGAATATCATAGAAATTGTACAGAAATGACTGGTGCAGGTTGCTTTAGATTTAGTGGGAGTTAAGATGGAATTTCATGATCAGTTGGAGTCTTGGATTCTCAGCAGGTTCTGTCAGAGGAACCGTAGGTTGGGATAAATCAgggttttaaaacatttacaaaacattgACAGGCTCTTGAGCTTTAAAAGGCGTTCAGGTTTTGTGTCGTTAACGATTGACAACTAGGATGTTCTGTTAAGAAGTTTGAGCGAGCACCGATCGAACGTGTAATGCCCAATTTCTGGCCTCTCCGTCTTGGCCACAAGTCAATTTCAGGGTTTGCCTTAAAAAATATGCTGATCACTCACAAAGCTCTGCCTGCTCTGCTCAGGGGAACGTTTCTGAACTGCTGATTCCTCTCAACTCTGGAGCTGCACagattctgatgttttattcctAAAATGCTTTTTCCAAAATATATTCTAAGATTCAAAAATTCGGATTTGTATTTTATCAGTTGAATGCTATTAACCCTGCATGGAAATGGTTCTACGAATGTTTTATGAGATTGCTAGTGTTGTAATCAGAAACAAATAGTGCCAACCCCTCGAAACTGAGGTCACAGGGTAcagtttgctgtttttttcgTGCTGGGACTTGGAAATATTGTCAAAATGCTGACATCCTTGCTATAGCTCTAGCTAATGCCACACTACCAGAAATCATTGCTTTTATGCTGCTCAAAAAAACGTATTTGCCAGCGGCAGTACCAGTGCAACGAAACTGCTAATTTCGAGCTGTGATATCTGGGAAAATAAAATTGCAGTTTCCTCTCGTTCAAACGAATATACTTAAAAGATGTGATATCGAATCCTTACATAGATTTGCATACTCACTAATGCCCGACCCGGCATTTATCGTATCAGAAGCATTTCGGATGCTGCtatcggaacatctctaatTAGGGTTTGGCTTGACTTGAAAAATTGGGGACCTGTCCTTTAGGTTGTAATCACTTTAAAATTAAGTGAAATGTTTCTattgttcctctgtgtttttattcactctttttacttttatcacCTTTGAGGTGCTGTACAAAcaccatttatttattccttcaGTGTCTATGTTCTATCTATCTGGTATTTCCCAGTCTTCACTCTGACTGTATGTGTTATGTTTATTAAAGCATTTGTATTCAGAGGTTGAGCTGTCAAGCTAATCCACCATGAGGTGAACCTTATTACTTTTCTGCAACCCCTTAAAATTGCACATTAATTTTCTCTGTCTAAATTAAAGGATAACTTTCTAATGTCCTGCTCTCAAAGTCAACACTAAaatcctctccctccctctcttcttccttcctctcctgttcctccctctctccttccccttcctctctctcttcctctcccttttcctctcctctcaggcAATGGCAGTGGGACAAAAAATGGAGGCGACCACGTTCAGcttcacccacacacagtgTATCCTCTACGCACTGGGGGTCGGCATGTCGACCAAGGACCCAGACCATCTTAGGTGTgtaatcaagtgtgtgtgtgtgtgctaatgAGTATAACAGCCTCAAGGGGGCCTGACAAGTCAACGATATGAATAACACTAAAAAACACTATCCAGGCTTACAGACGCAGGCCATGTGCAGCTATCTGTGAATATGAACTATTCCTATAAAGGTGGGATTTTTCACTAACTTTCTCATGTAGGTTCCTGTATGAAGGCGATCCTGACTTTAGCTGCCTGCCCACCTTTGGGGTCATTCCCTCCCAGGCAGCTATGATGGATGGAGGGCTGGCCTCAATCCCTGGACTCAACATAGATTTCACACAGGTTAGAAAACATACGTGTTATTCAGAATGCTCTGAAATgtcagttttttgtgtttgtttatgtgtgtgacatttgtatttgtatatttacatttgcatATTCCATATGGCCTATTCCACGCACTCTTTAACAATAGTAACGCACATGCTACTCATGCTAATGAGGCTTCTCGACTGTGGAGTGATTATATATCACAGCTGTTCGGATGTTTTGTGTCAGGTTCTGCATGGAGAACAGTATCTGGAGCTTTACAAACCTCTGCCAACATCAGGTATTTCATTCTATGCTCATGAACTTACATTATAATGAAATCTGTATTAGAGCCTCAATAAATCATTTTACTCAGATTAATGTCACTAAACATGATTTTGACTTGTAACCTTTCTAGTTCTTTGACAAGCTGCATTTATTGAGCCTCCAATATTAGAAACTTGTTTGGCCAATTTACCTTTTAAGCCCTGGTACATTTTTAACTGTATTGTTGTCCACACTGAGGAAAGGACTGCATATGATCTATTCTTATCCCCAAAATCTAAGTGGCAACCAGAAATGACGAATATCTTAGTTTGATTTGtataaattaaaccaaattaaaaaatgtatgtcaaaTCCTCATATTGCAGAAGCTGTAATGTGATTAGTGTTTAATTGATCATCAATATATGTATATTGATTAACTAACTTCTCCAGCTCCAGTGTAAAAGAAGCCGGGGTCTGTGTATTCGAGGATTGAAAACGGTCAAAAACTGCATTTAGTATCGTTGAATGAGTTTAGAGGGAAAACAAATCGATGACTAATACACATCAGGTATGAAGTGGGGCGTGGTGCAGTCAGTTCATCAAGTATAGAGCTAGTTTACTGATATAAGAACATGCAAGATTAATTTATGAGACATAGTTTAAGTGGAAGTAAATGGgtgcaacatgttttttaggTGAACTAACCTCTCAGGCGACGATAGCAGACGTGCTGGACAAAGGCTCCGGAGCCCTCATCCTCTTGGACGGTGAGTTTCTTTGCGTTTTAGCGGACAAAACTTTTATCGTGTTGCAtaatcatttcaaattcatttgttttcatcactttaGTGTCTCTTCCTGAAAGTTGCCTCTCAGGCTGAGTTAATGAAAATTAATTTACAGTCTGCGTCTGCGGGGATTGAAATAATGGAATAAGAAGGGCCCCATATTTCTATTTGACATTTCCATAGAGATGGATGATATTAAAACCACTCTGATCTATAATTAATCCgacttaaaacaaataacatggGACCTGACGTTCCCCGGGGaggtaaaataaaatctatGTTATTTCTTACACTAAACCAGTCAGCGTCTGCGATCCTCCCAGAGTAAAGACTTTCCCTGGATATTTCCTGGCACATCACAGTGACACTGTGCTGACGcagctttgtttgtctgtattcCTGGTGATAGTCCATTCACTGTCCACCCTCATGTGGCTGTTTCCTCCTGCTCGAATTTCACTGTAAATGTGCTATAATAGAGACATGAAGCTGAGATACGTGTTCTCCTCACTCCTCAGTGTGATTGCAAGGGAAAGTCATAAATACTGATTAATTACAgtacttttttctctcttaagTCAACATCCCCTATACGATAGAGTAAGAGGAAATTCTATAACACAATGATAAATCACATAGAACACATCAAGTTCACTTAACTAAAATATTTAATGACAGAATTTATCTACTTTAAGTtcagtttcacagttttcaGCCATTACAGCAACGTTTTCCTCTTCTACTACTTTAcactttatttaattcaatCCTTTGGCTGAACAAATGCATTGAATACATTTCCTTCCTCCTAAAACAGAATCAGTATTTGCTACAGGCAGTCTTTCTCTTCCCTGGCCTTCGCTGGCTATTGATCAGTGTTGAAGCCTGAAGCTGGTTGCGTTAGTTCGGATGCATGCGAGTCCTCAAGCGTGTGCTCAAGATACAAACCAATCAGGGACTTGCAGAGAATGGCACAGGCCGTCGCTTAGAGGGTTAGGATGTTGAAAATGAACAAGAACGCCTCTCATCTCATTGTGTCTATTAAATAAGGCACAAAACTATTCAAAAATACTTAAGTATTTACTTTGGAAATCAGGGAATGACTTAAAAAATATAGGATCACTTTACTAGATATTATATAATGCAATTTTATGTAATTCCAATTTGTTGCAACATCAATATTCTGATCACACATTAGTGCTGCagtaaaaatatgtataaataataataaaccactTACAAACGCCACTCTGCTGACAAATgagtactttttctttttatgtatttttactgaTTTTTAATTGAACTTTTTCACTGTTACTTGCTACTTTTACACAAGCGGAAGCTCTGAATCCTTCTACCAAAGTTTTAGTCTGAATTCCACTGTTGTGCTGTTTTGCAGTGAACACCTACAGCGACGGGGAGCTGCTGTGCTTCAACcagttttcagtgtttgtggtcGGAGCTGGAGGCTTCGGGGGGAAGAGAACCTCCgacaaagtcaaagtaaaagttcACTTTACTGCGGAAAATCTAATCTAATGAAAATAAGACATCGTAAATAAAATGGTGCCtcttaatgtttgtgtttttttccaggttGCTGTGTCACCACCTCAACGGGCACCAGATGCTGTGGTGATTGATTCCACCACCAGAGACCAagtgagtgtctgtgtgggttttagTTGCGGAATAAATCAGCCGCATTGATAAAACGTGGGTGGAAACAGGACGTATTGTTTTGTACCTCTGTAATAACCATAAAGTTTTAGACAAAATGCGACGGCAGAGCAAAGTGTTGAACAAGGTTTTCATGcagcctgaaaaaaaaatgaaaaaaggaaacagaatgctgacagtgtgtgtgcagcagaaaaaaaaaaacagaacggGAGAATAAAGAAGAAACCCAAATCCCCTGAGCAATTTAAATGACTGTATCACTTCAAAGCTATTCTTATTTTAGGTGTCTCTTCTGTTGCCTTGATgataatttaatttcattccACATTTGTGTATGAAAAGTTCAGGGGTTTATGAATTAGATATAGATTAATGTGCGTTTCCCCTGCGGTCCCAGGCCGCCTTGTACCGGTTGAGTGGCGACTGGAACCCTCTTCACATCGACCCCAGCTTTGCTGCCATGGGAGGTGAGTGTCTGCACATCTGCTGTGGCTTCAGGTGTCTTTTTCATTTAGTTAAAtatcttaaatatataaaatgtaaatcttcattaaaatgtctaaaagtttaaaagttatgtattttgttgatttgtgtacttacatttaaacccagagaaatccacactTTCATTCAAGGTCACAGGACATTCAATTTTGGCTGACGGCATCAAACTTTTGTTACTGTTTTGATTTGAGGGACGTTTATTCATCTTAATCCAGAATAAATGTCTGTGACgtgttttgatttaatttatactCCAACGTTCTGTATTTaaacctgctgctctctgctcagGCTTCAAGGCTCCGATCCTTCATGGCTTGTGCTCATTTGGCTTCGCTGCGAGACACGTCCTCAAGCACTTTGCCGACAATGACCCGTCCAGATTCAAGGCCATCAAGGTGAGTCAGCACCGGGGGATTTCAACTCTTCTCATGGGTCACTGAGCCTCATGCGAGAACCACATGTACGAGCAGGTTTTGAGTGATGTGAGAGTGGATAGAATACGATTCAGCAAGTCGGTTTCTGTTCCTTCCATCATCAGGACCTGCCGATGTACTACAAGGTTCGACAAGGAATTTTACATTTATGATGTGTTTTTGCCTTGACAACCTAAAAAGCCGTCTCTGGGGTCTTTATCCAGGTTAACATCCTCAGTTGCACCTACCCGTGCACAAAGGAAGTCTTCGTCCTTGCACAGCAAAAGATCAACTCCTGCACACTCTCAAAACTAAGTTTGAGGGAAGCAACCTTCATTGCCCACTGTGTGATATTCTCTCATCATTTCCAAGACTGTTACAGTCTTGTTTTGACAAGatgttcatattaaaaatgTGGTGATTCAACGACCGACACTGTTACAGAAACTTAACCGTCACGTTTCCTCTATGGTAACTTTCTAATGAATTAACACACAAATAGGAGGCAAATAACCAATTTGTAACAAATGTGTGCCATTTTAACCTGGGTCCTACATTTATATATGTGGTTGTTTAATTAAATGGTGTGAACAACCTTTGGAACCGGTCCAGTAGAAAGAATCCACCTCCAGCCGGGACACGACGACAGGGGCTCCAATCTTATGGGGCGACAGTCCCCACAATGAAGTCCCATTCATCTACACACCCACATCTATAAACATATGGTCCAGGTTGAAGAATACCAGATTTCCCCATCAAGAGAATTTAATGAATCCAGCTCTTCATACGACCAGAGTTCaaagaataaaataacagaGCATTAGAGTAAGAATGAAAAAATGTGCTTGCATGACCCCAATTGACATCTTCAATTTTAagcttttaatttgtaattaGAAACAATCTTTTGGAACGTGGTCGCTTCATTGAGTTTTAATCTATCAGGGTTTAATACTTGATAAACTACTTAGTGTTCTGGAAGTTTTCTGGAgtctggtgaaaggagaactcaggcagcagctgaagacttgaatgtagacttgatgcatcaaggagaccaggaGGTGGAACAATGTACAAATCAAAGTTTCAGAGTAGAAATCACAGtttctattttcattattttactttcattaaacTACATTTATTTCAGAGCTCTAGTGCTGTGAAgatcaagatgtttttcttgtttcttctttacACAATGAATATACTTACACTTAGACTTAAGCTTTGTTGATACTTATGTACTTTTACTAATTTAAAAGTTCTAAGTACTTAATTCAACACGTCATAGCACTTTCATTAATTCCCTCAAGCAGATcacacattattttattcattttgtcaAGAGAGTAAACAGCGATCACTTCAGCTGTCAGTAGTAAACTCCTCAAAATACAGGAACGaatgcacatacacattcagACTTCACTGCCTATTTAGCACATTAATCTTGTAGGTATTTTATCatcgtgttttcttttgaaactttCGAACATTAATTCATCAGCATTTATCAGGAACATGTTATCACTGATATTTGTGGAAAAGAATAAGACTTTATCTGCTCTAGTTTCTTTAATCTCAGTCAtaacttttttaactttcacCGTCAGTCCACTCACACACGAGCGCAGTTAAAGACACAACATCCTGTaaatctctctttttatctgcCTTTGACTCCAGCTGGCATCCTGGAGGAAAACACTGCTTCGGACCAGGCCCCTTGTTTTGCCTGTTTATCACCGGTGGACTGATTTTATTTCCTTGACACTTTTGCTCTGCTTTCAGATTTGCcttgtttaattttttaaacaaattgttCACAGTTTAGTTTTAACCTCAGCTGTTGGCATATTCACATCGAGAAAAATATTTACTTATACATTCATTAAACCCTGCCGCAGCAACAGAGTTTCAACAGTTACATTTGTCTTTACCACATCAGTGGTGGCAAACTTAAAGGATTTTAAACGAAAACTCAGAAAGTATTTAACCTTAAAACTATCGGCTCCTCGACTCTGGGATCAGAAATCCGAGCGGAGCCTCATCTTTTCCCAAACGACACAGAGTAGATAATTCCTGTTATTGATTCAAACGAAACAGGCCTCTTCACACTACTTCAAAAAGGGTCCCTCTGTGTCAAGTGCAGTGGAAAACATCCTCTCTTTTTGGGGTCTGTGGGGTTCAACGAACACACCACAGTCTTTTTCCAATCTTTCCCGACGGACGCAGGCTCACAGCCAAACTTCAGATTACACAAAAGTCAGGGTGTAACCAGGTGGCAGCTATCGCCTGAGCCGGGCACGACCCCAAGTCGCCCCagaaaccaaccaaccaaccactgGTAAACAGATTTAGCATTGACTCAGCACACTAGTACCGTGCATTAtgatattataaatatatataatacaattttCACTACAGCTCAGTTCACGTCCTTTCATTTCTGCTCATTCAGTTTTGATTTGAGCCTCGTTGGGCATGAGACCAGTCGTCtaagcaaagacaacaggcaACTCCCCTGCTCACACATACTGGCCTtcgattgttttgttttacagtcaAAATAGCAGAAATGTTCACTTTTTCTTTATGATCTCGTCACAGTCAGGCAAATCAAAGAATAACTTTAAATTTGCAACTCACCGTATCCTTGCTGTGTTGagatcctgttcgtgacgccaatTTGTtctggaagttttctggaaggttttaatgtggacttgatgcatcaaggagaccagaaggtggaacaatgtACAAACGCCACCAGAGCAACATGAGCAATTCTCACCCCCCCaatgtctcccacagcctcccagtgtatctccctctacttgcgtcacttattctaacagcacatccatgaatggctagaactgctgtcactctctatgttacatgtaggtgttggcatcctattggacagttaagcctaaagtatgcacaactaaatcacattgtgtccttgtGTCTTGCCATTggtgaaataaacaaaagagttaaagatggtgagagttgaagttggtgcctctgtgtctggagcatctgagttagatatgaaagtcgctgagcgtagacactacaatgtgctgttggttggtcctttatctataacctgaccttgggtactgcttagagagaggagggagtgtgtgtgggattaGACAGGCACTACTCTCCTGTACAGATACAgtgtaaaatacaatatacataatatatatatatagtggcatatacagtgtGAGGATGATCAAAAATCCCTCAACACTTAGGATTCATCAAGTCAAGTTGAATTTAATACAACCCTTTAATTAGAGATCCGTTGACTCCACTGTCTTGTGTCTCCCAGGTTCGCTTTGTGAAGCCGGTGCTGCCGGGTCAGTCTCTGCAGACTGAGATGTGGAAGGAAGGCAACAGGATTCACATCCAGTGCAAAGTCAGTGTTCAGCTTTAATGTGGATTTCAACAGATGAATGAGTCAGAATGTGAATGTTACCCTCCTGACCTCCtgatccctcctcttctctctggtcCAGGTGAAGGAGACGGATGCTGTAGTGTTATCAGGAGCCTACGTGGATTTACACCCTGCGTCAGATGCGTCTCCAGAAAATCTCAGTCAAGCAAGTTCATCAACAATCCTTCACTTTCCTATAATCAGATTCTGTCATGAGCCTCCCTCGCTTTTCTTCAGATAGTTGAGACAAACTTCTGTTGAAGTATCAaatcgagtgtgtgtgtgtgtgtgtttaccttcaCGCAGGGAGCAGGACTTCAGAGCGAGCTGGTGTTTGCAGAGATCGGACGTCGTGTTAAGGACGCCGGCTCAGAGCTGGTGAAGAAGGTGAACGCTGTGTTCGGATGGGAGATCACTAAAGACGGCAAGAACACCGCACAGTGGAGTaagtgctgcacaaacacaatacacacagatTCAGTGTCTTTGTTGTATGAGAAAAATGGAACTGTCCCACAATACAGATGTGCTACGACTACTGGGTCAAAATCTGTTTCACGTTCGGGATGTGGTTATCTCTGTAACATTAAAGGGAAATCAAAGTCATTCCTGGACTTAGATATTAATGTCTAACGTACTTGTCACACGTCttaaattgtattcattatggtcttaaaaaggtcTCAACTTGTGtcttaaattgaacttgttgaaacctgaaGAAACCCTGAAACGCTTTCATGCAAACCTAAAAGATCCCCATCTACATATGTGACTTCCAGAATAGGGTTCCATTGATTTATTGCTGAATTAAGGGGCAGCATCATGAAACAGATAATATAAAACAGTAGGAACAGAAATAGAGCGACTAGGAGCCTGGAGGGACTTTATGGTACGTCAGGATTAAGAGCATTTATCATGTCGATTTCTTATACATGTGATAATTCAGTACTTTACTCTTGGAAACATGTTTCTTAGCCAAGAGGGGGGGATGTTCTATATATGCTCACATGAGTTAATCTCTGTGTCCCTAACCCTCACTGCAAACTCAAATTTCCACACAGACAACTCGGATTCTGTAATAGATCAGTAACACCTCCAACCTCCTGTCGTAATAAGAGTCTGTGTTCCTGCTCTCAGGCCTGAACACGGTGTCAGTCGTCAGCTCTGCGCTCAGGAATCAGTCAGAAAAT includes:
- the hsd17b4 gene encoding peroxisomal multifunctional enzyme type 2, whose protein sequence is MSLSFEGRVVLVTGAGGGLGREYALAFAERGASVVVNDLGADTKGGGKSSAAADKVVEEIRAKGGNAVANYDSVEDGEKLIQTTVDAFGRLDVVVNNAGILRDRSFARTSDLDWDLIQRVHLRGSFLVTRAAWNHMKNQKFGRIIMTASAAGIYGNFGQANYSAAKLGLLGLANTLAIEGSKYNIHCNTIAPVAGSRLTETIMPPDLVASLKSEYVAPLVLWLCHDQCQENGGLFEVGAGWIGKLRWERSQGRILRRKNQPMSVEAVRDQWDKICDFTDATKPSSVQESLSSIVTVLSQVESEEAVDANPTSAVASTSGINPAMAVGQKMEATTFSFTHTQCILYALGVGMSTKDPDHLRFLYEGDPDFSCLPTFGVIPSQAAMMDGGLASIPGLNIDFTQVLHGEQYLELYKPLPTSGELTSQATIADVLDKGSGALILLDVNTYSDGELLCFNQFSVFVVGAGGFGGKRTSDKVKVAVSPPQRAPDAVVIDSTTRDQAALYRLSGDWNPLHIDPSFAAMGGFKAPILHGLCSFGFAARHVLKHFADNDPSRFKAIKVRFVKPVLPGQSLQTEMWKEGNRIHIQCKVKETDAVVLSGAYVDLHPASDASPENLSQGAGLQSELVFAEIGRRVKDAGSELVKKVNAVFGWEITKDGKNTAQWTIDLKNGSGCVHEGPYSGKTDVTFTVSDEDFMEVVQGKLNPQKAFFSGKLKVRGNIMLSQKLEVILKDHAKL